The genomic segment AAAAAGGGCATGAAAGTTTTGATTAATAAGAATGAGTTGAACAAAATCCTCAAAAAACTCAACAATGTAATCGTATCTAACAATAAGATGAAACCATACCACTCTTATTTATTAATAGAGGCTACAGAAAAGGAAATTAACTTCTATGCTAACAACGAGTACTTTTCTGCTAAATGTACCTTAGCCGAAAACATTGATGTACTTGAAGAAGGTGAAGTAATTGTTAAAGGCAAAATCTTTAGCGAACTCATTAACGGAATTAAAGAAGACATCATTATTATTCAAGAGAAAGATCAAACTCTTTTAGTCAAAACAAAAAAAACAAACATTAACCTTAACACGATTGATAAGAAAGAATTCCCCAGAATCCGTTTCAACCAAAACGTTGATTTGAAGGAATTTGATGAACTTAAAATCCAACACAGCCTTTTAACTAAAGGACTTAAAAAGATTGCCCATGCTGTTTCTACATTTAGAGAATCCACTAGAAAATTCAACGGGGTTAACTTCAACGGTTCCAATGGTAAACAAATCTTTTTAGAGGCATCGGATTCTTATAAGCTCTCTGTTTATGAAATCAAACAAAAAACCGATCCATTTAATTTCATTGTCGAAACTAATCTTTTGAGCTTCATCAATTCTTTTAACCCTGAAGGTGGTGATTTAATCAGTATCTTCTTCCGCAAAGAACACAAGGATGATTTAAGTACCGAATTACTGATTAAGTTAGATAACTTCTTAATTAACTACACCTCAATTAACGAAAGCTTTCCGCGGGTAATGCAGTTGTTTGACTTTGAACCAGAAACCAAAGTAACCATTCAAAAAAACGAACTTAAAGATGCATTACAAAGAATCTTGACGTTAGCTCAAAACGAGCGCTTCTTTCTCTGTGACATGCAAGTAACCAACTCCCACCTCAAAATTAATTCCAACGTTCAAAACATTGGTGCATCCTTAGAAGAAGTTACTTGCCTTAAGTTCGAAGGTCACAAACTCAACATCGCTGTTAATGCGCTTTCCCTCTTGGAACACATTGACTCATTTGATACTGATGAAATTGAGCTTTACTTCCAGGGCAGTAACAAATACTTTTTAATTAGTTCGAACAACGAACCTGAACTTAAAGAAATCCTAGTTCCTTCCAAGTAACTAATGACGCTTTATGACTTACTAGAGCTGCCCCAAACTGCTACACTACAGGAAATCAAAACAGCTTACAAACGCTTAGCTAAACGTTATCACCCTGACATCAATAAACAAGGGGCAGATACCTTTGTCAAGATTAATAACGCCTATGCCGTTTTAAGCGATACCACCCAAAAAGCGGAGTATGACGCTATGCTACGCTTTAGTGAATTTGAAGACCGAGTTAAACGCCTGGACTTCTCGATTAAGTGACACGAACAGTTTATGGAGGAATTACAGTTCCACCACAACTGGGACTTTGACTTTATCCGCAACAGGGAATACACCCAGCCAACCCCTACCAACAATAAGTATTCTTCCTTTTTAGACAAGGATGTATCCT from the Mycoplasmoides pneumoniae FH genome contains:
- the dnaN gene encoding DNA polymerase III subunit beta, with translation MKVLINKNELNKILKKLNNVIVSNNKMKPYHSYLLIEATEKEINFYANNEYFSAKCTLAENIDVLEEGEVIVKGKIFSELINGIKEDIIIIQEKDQTLLVKTKKTNINLNTIDKKEFPRIRFNQNVDLKEFDELKIQHSLLTKGLKKIAHAVSTFRESTRKFNGVNFNGSNGKQIFLEASDSYKLSVYEIKQKTDPFNFIVETNLLSFINSFNPEGGDLISIFFRKEHKDDLSTELLIKLDNFLINYTSINESFPRVMQLFDFEPETKVTIQKNELKDALQRILTLAQNERFFLCDMQVTNSHLKINSNVQNIGASLEEVTCLKFEGHKLNIAVNALSLLEHIDSFDTDEIELYFQGSNKYFLISSNNEPELKEILVPSK